TAGGAATGCGGGGGAACTGGCAGGTTCAAAGGCGCAGGTTGCGACTTGTAGACGCGGCCAGCCAGATCGTAGTGAGAACCGTGGCAAGGGCAGAAATAACCGCCTACCCAGTCTTTACCCAGATCCGCAGGTGCCACTTCGGGACGGAAGGTCGGTGAGCAACCCAAGTGTGTGCAAATCCCGATCAGCAGCAGAATTTCCGGCTTGATCGATCGCACTTCAGGGTCGACATAGGTGGGTTGCGTGGAGTTTTTGGAGGTTGGATCAGAGAGCTGGCCCTCGATCTTCTTGAGATTCCCCAGGATTTCCTCAGTACGGCGGACAATGAACACCGGCTGGCCGCGCCACTCAGCAATCATCTGCTGTCCTGGCTCGATTTTGCTGACATTCACTTTCACCGGTGCACCTGCGGCTTTTGCCTTGGCACTGGGAAACCATGACCCCACGAACGGGACCGCAGCCCCCACCGCTCCTGCAGCACCCACCACGGATGTGGCTGCTACCAAGAAGCGACGCCGGCCTGCATTCACGCCGTCATTGCTCATTCAGTCCTCTCCCATCAGCTTTGTGGCCTGTTAAATCAGGCATCTACTAAATAAATCAATGTTACTTATAAAAATTTTGCCGAGATGGTAATGAAAAGCCCCAATTCTGACAAGGGAATTACCCGGAGCTCTCACCCTCAAGCCTTGCAGTATAGGGGGTCTACGGAAGTGGCAAGTTGTCGCAGCGCAATTCTTTTGATAAATCGCAGGCATAAAAAAACGCCCGCTTCCGTGAGGAATCGGGCGTTCTTTTTGAACGTGGAAGCGGAATTAACGCTTCGAGTACTGCGGACGCTTACGCGCTTTACGCAGACCAACTTTCTTACGTTCAACTTCACGGGCGTCGCGAGTAACGAAGCCAGCTTTGCGCAGAGCGCCACGCAGGGTTTCGTCGTAGTCCATCAGAGCGCGAGTGATGCCGTGGCGGATTGCGCCAGCTTGACCACTTACACCACCACCGATAACGGTGACGTAGATGTCGAACTTCTCGACAGTCTCAGTCAGCTCCAGCGGCTGACGAACTACCATGCGGGCAGTTTCGCGGCCGAAGAAGTTTTCCAGCGAACGGTTGTTGATGGAGATATTACCAGTACCCGGACGCAGGAAAACGCGTGCGGTTGCGGTCTTGCGACGGCCAGTGCCGTAATTTTGAGTCGCCGACATAATGTACTATTCCGTTAAAACTTCAGTTCTTGGGGCTGCTGAGCAGTATGTGGGTGTGCAGCGCCCGCATAGACTTTCAGCTTACGGTACATGTCGCGACCCAGTGGGTTTTTAGGCAGCATGCCTTTAACCGCGGTCTCGATCACGCGCTCAGGGGCTTTAGCGATCAGCTTTTCAAAGTTGATCGACTTGATGCCGCCCGGGAAACCGGAGTGGGAGTAGTACATTTTGTCAGTGGTTTTAGCGCCGGTAACACGGATCTGCTCAGCGTTGATTACGACGATGTAGTCGCCGGTGTCAACGTGAGGAGTGTACTCAGGCTTGTGCTTGCCACGCAGACGGCTCGCGATTTCGGTGGCCAGACGACCCAGGGTCTGACCAGCAGCGTCGACGACAAACCAGTCGCGCTTTACTGTTTCCGGTTTAGCAGTAAAAGTTTTCATTCTTTATAGCCTCAGGGGCCGCCCTGTAAATTAGACGGCGGATCTTACTGAATAGTGCGTACTTTGACAAGTCAAAGGCAGCCGGATACAGACGCTTTCGGGGGCTCGGGTCGG
The sequence above is drawn from the Pseudomonas sp. FP2196 genome and encodes:
- the petA gene encoding ubiquinol-cytochrome c reductase iron-sulfur subunit, producing the protein MSNDGVNAGRRRFLVAATSVVGAAGAVGAAVPFVGSWFPSAKAKAAGAPVKVNVSKIEPGQQMIAEWRGQPVFIVRRTEEILGNLKKIEGQLSDPTSKNSTQPTYVDPEVRSIKPEILLLIGICTHLGCSPTFRPEVAPADLGKDWVGGYFCPCHGSHYDLAGRVYKSQPAPLNLPVPPHSYETDDLIVIGVDTEKA
- the rpsI gene encoding 30S ribosomal protein S9 is translated as MSATQNYGTGRRKTATARVFLRPGTGNISINNRSLENFFGRETARMVVRQPLELTETVEKFDIYVTVIGGGVSGQAGAIRHGITRALMDYDETLRGALRKAGFVTRDAREVERKKVGLRKARKRPQYSKR
- the rplM gene encoding 50S ribosomal protein L13, which produces MKTFTAKPETVKRDWFVVDAAGQTLGRLATEIASRLRGKHKPEYTPHVDTGDYIVVINAEQIRVTGAKTTDKMYYSHSGFPGGIKSINFEKLIAKAPERVIETAVKGMLPKNPLGRDMYRKLKVYAGAAHPHTAQQPQELKF